In Candidatus Manganitrophus morganii, the genomic window ATCGCTTCCTTCGGTCCACAAGGTCGTCGTTGAAGAGGGACTGCTCCGTGTCTTTGCCGATCAGGGGGCTCAGTCGGTCCCGGTCCTGATGGAGGCGATTCAGAAACAGGGGCTGAAAGTTCAATCGATCAGCGTCAAGCAGCAGACGCTCGAAGAGGTCTTCATTCACTACACCGGCCGCTCGATCCGGACCGAGGATACCAAAAAGGTCAGCTACTTCATCGGGGCCGGGGTGCCGAGAAAATGGGGAAGATGATCGTTATCGATTCACGATGAACGTTTTTCTATGACAATGCGCATCCTTGCTTTTGTTGAACGGGATCTTCGAAAATTTCTCCGGAATCCGATTGCGATTCTGTCGAGCATTCTGTTGCCGATGGTCTATTTGCTCATCATCGGCAACTCGTTTCAGGGGAGTCTCAAGAACCTTCCCTTGGCCTTTGTCGATCAGGATCATGGGCCGTATGCCGAGCGGATGCTCGACCGGCTCCGTTCCATCGAGACCGGACCGAGCACCTTCCGGCTGGTGTATCTTTCCGATCCGGTGGCGGCGGAGGATGGGGTGCGAGAGGGAACGTTCAAAGGGGCGGTGGTGATTCCCCCCGACTTTTCAAAAAATATCGATCGGGGGACCGTCCCGCAGGTGGGGCTGGTCCTCGACAATACCGATGGCGTCTCGGCGGCGGCGCTGCAGCAGAGCCTCTCGGAGGCGTTCAATTCGTTGAAAATAGATGCGCTTCCGATCCGGTCCGATCCGAGGACGCCGCAAATGTATCCGATCGAGCTTTATCGAAAAATCGACTACGATGCCTCGCTTGTGCCGGGGGCGGTGATCATGGCGATCTTCATGGGAACGATGATCACCGGGGCGTTCAATCTGGTGATGGACCGATTCCTGGGGGTCCACGAAGCCTACCTCTCGACGCCGTTGACGAAGATCGATATGATCCTCGGCATTCTGATCAGCGGGGTGCTGGTGACGACGCTGATTTCTCTGGTGGTCTTGGGCGCCGGGATATGGATCACCGAGGTGCCGGTCGCCGGGGGGGCGGCCTCCTTCTCGGCGGTGGTCCTGGTGATCGTCTTAACGGCGATGGGGCTCTTGAGCATGATGTGCGCCCTCCTCTCCCGGGTCGATCATCCCCGGATCGTCGGTCTGCTCGGCGGTTTTCTCAATGTCATCTTCTTTTTTCCGAGCGGGGCGGTTTACCCCGTGGAGAGTTTCCCGAAATGGCTCCAGGCGTTCAGCAAGGTCAATCCGGAGACCTACTCGGTCCATGCATTAAAATCGGTCCTCTTCAAAGGGGCCGATTGGCAGGCGATCCGGGGAGATATCCTTTATTTGATCGGTTTCACACTGGTGATGTTTCTGTTGTCCATTAAAACGTTCAAGCGAGACCTATAAACATGGGAGAAGGTGAATCATGATCCGGAGGGGCGTTTTTCTTCTTGTGTTGGTTCAACTGATCATCGTCGATCCTTTTCAGGGATTTGCGCAGGAGGTCGTCACGCTCGAAGAGGCCTATCGCTCCGCGATGGCCGAAAGCGAGCAGATCGGGATTTCCCGAGAGAATTTGTTGCAGGCGGAGCGGGAGATCGACCGGGCGAAAAGCTTTCTCTATCCCAGCATCAACACCGAAGCGAGCTATCTCCGCCGGGCGGAGGCGAAACAAGGGCCGTTCGGCGTCTTGCTCCCCGAAGAGCAAAAACAATTTAACCTGACGATCGATCAGCCGCTCTACACCGGCGGCCGGGCGTCGGCCGCCTATCGGAGCGCGAAGCTCGGTGTCCGAGGGGGAAAGCTCGACCTCAGTCTGACCACCGAAAATATTCTCTTCGATGTCGCCCGCGCTTATTACGAGGCGCTCAAGGCGCAGCGTAATGTCGAAATCGAGGAGAATGAGGTCAAACGGTTGGAGGCCCATCTTCGCGATGCCGAGAAACGTTTTCGGGTCGGGGAGGCGATCAAGACGGTGGTGTTGCGCGCCGAGGCGGAGCTGGCCGACGCCCGCGCCCGATTGATCCGGGCCCGAAACGACCAAGAAACGACGAAAGATCAACTGGCGCTCTTCGCCCGGATCGAGGGGCCGTTTCACCTCGCCGATCCTCCCTCCTTAACCCTCTCGGAGCAGAGCGAGGCGGAGTGGGTCAAAACGGCGCACGAACGGCGGTCCGATCTCGCGTTGCAGTCGACGAACGTCAAGATTTCCGAAGAGCAGATCAGCATCGCCAAGGGGACTTTTTTCCCGTCTCTCAGCCTACAGGGACGGTACAACTGGATCGATCAAGACCCGGAAACCTCCTTTTTGACCACCAACGATCGATCGGCGATCCTCAGCCTCAGCTTCCCCATTTTTGAGGGACGCCTGCGGGTCGCGGAGTTGGCGCAAGCGAGGTCACGTCATCGTCAACAGCTCTTGCAAAAATCGTTTCTGTCGGATCAAATTTCCGTCGAGGTGCGGCGCTCTCTGCTGAACCTGAATGCTCTTACCTCTCAGCTCGATGTCCTGAAGGCGCAGGTCGCCTTTGCGCGTGAGAACTTTTCGCTGATCTCCCGGCAGTTTGCGGTAGGTCTTGCCACGAACATCGACGTCCTCGATGCGAATGCCACCCTCATCAGCGCGGAGCGGCAGCTCACGAACACCACATATGACCGGGAGGTGGCGATCCTCCAGGTGGAAAGAGCGGTCGGCGTTTTCCTGGATTTAATGCCGCCGAAAACGGGGCGGGATGATGAAGGTTCAAGCGGGCCGACAGGCAATCCGCAGGTTCCATAAGAGTAGGGAGCGGTGTTCATGAAATATTGGTTTCGATTGTATGTGACACTGAAGAAGGGAGGGGCGCTCTTACTATTGCTCCTGATTTTCGCCGGATGCGGCGAGGGGGGAAAGTCCGACGCCAAGCCGCCTCAGGCTTCGGGGCCGCAGACGGCCCCCGCGGGTCCTCCGGCGATGCCGGTGGAGGCGGCGCGGGTTCAGACCGGAACGGGACGGTTGGAAGTCACCGCCGTCGGCTCCCTGGAGGCGAATGAATCGACGGTGATTCGGTCGGAGATCGCCGGCCGGATCACCGCCATCCGGTTTAAAGAAGGGGAGCGGGCGACGAAGGGGAGCGTTCTTCTCACGATCAATTCGGAGGAGTTCCAGGCCCAGCTCAATCAGATCAAAGCGGTCGTCGAGCTGAACAAGATGAACTTCGAGCGGGCAAAACAGCTGCGCCCGGAGGGGTTGATCGCCGAGCGGGCGTACGATGAGGCCGAATCGAGATTAAAGGAGTCGGAAGCGAGCCTCTCCCTCGCGCAGGTGCGCCTCGACAAATCGATCCTCCGCGCCCCCTTCAGCGGCCAACTCGGTCTCCGTCAGGTGAGTCCGGGCGACTTTGTTCAGCCGGGCCAGGCGATCGTCAATCTGGAAGATACCGATTCGATCAAGGTCGATTTCCGTGTCCCGGAGATCTACTTGAACCGGATCGAAGACGGCCAGTCGCTTCAAGTCGGGGTGGACGTCTACCCGAATCGGCTCTTCGAGGGGAAAATTTATGCGATCGACTCGCGGATCGACAATGCGACGCGGACCGTTCTCGTCCGCGCGCGGGTGCCGAATCCGGCGGGGGTGCTCCGTCCGGGGATGTTCGCCCGCGTGACGCTGCTCCTCGGCGAGCGGGAAAATGCCGTCTTCGTTCCCGAACAGGCGGTGGTCCCGATGGGAGGAGATAAATTCGTCTACCGCGTGGTCGACGGAAAGGCGGTATTGACGAAGGTCCGCCTGGGGCTTCGGAAAGAGGGCCGGGTGGAAGTTGTCGAAGGGATCGGCCCGGAGGAGACGGTGATCACCGCCGGGCAGATGAAGCTCTTC contains:
- a CDS encoding ABC transporter permease, which translates into the protein MTMRILAFVERDLRKFLRNPIAILSSILLPMVYLLIIGNSFQGSLKNLPLAFVDQDHGPYAERMLDRLRSIETGPSTFRLVYLSDPVAAEDGVREGTFKGAVVIPPDFSKNIDRGTVPQVGLVLDNTDGVSAAALQQSLSEAFNSLKIDALPIRSDPRTPQMYPIELYRKIDYDASLVPGAVIMAIFMGTMITGAFNLVMDRFLGVHEAYLSTPLTKIDMILGILISGVLVTTLISLVVLGAGIWITEVPVAGGAASFSAVVLVIVLTAMGLLSMMCALLSRVDHPRIVGLLGGFLNVIFFFPSGAVYPVESFPKWLQAFSKVNPETYSVHALKSVLFKGADWQAIRGDILYLIGFTLVMFLLSIKTFKRDL
- a CDS encoding TolC family protein; the protein is MIRRGVFLLVLVQLIIVDPFQGFAQEVVTLEEAYRSAMAESEQIGISRENLLQAEREIDRAKSFLYPSINTEASYLRRAEAKQGPFGVLLPEEQKQFNLTIDQPLYTGGRASAAYRSAKLGVRGGKLDLSLTTENILFDVARAYYEALKAQRNVEIEENEVKRLEAHLRDAEKRFRVGEAIKTVVLRAEAELADARARLIRARNDQETTKDQLALFARIEGPFHLADPPSLTLSEQSEAEWVKTAHERRSDLALQSTNVKISEEQISIAKGTFFPSLSLQGRYNWIDQDPETSFLTTNDRSAILSLSFPIFEGRLRVAELAQARSRHRQQLLQKSFLSDQISVEVRRSLLNLNALTSQLDVLKAQVAFARENFSLISRQFAVGLATNIDVLDANATLISAERQLTNTTYDREVAILQVERAVGVFLDLMPPKTGRDDEGSSGPTGNPQVP
- a CDS encoding efflux RND transporter periplasmic adaptor subunit, whose translation is MKYWFRLYVTLKKGGALLLLLLIFAGCGEGGKSDAKPPQASGPQTAPAGPPAMPVEAARVQTGTGRLEVTAVGSLEANESTVIRSEIAGRITAIRFKEGERATKGSVLLTINSEEFQAQLNQIKAVVELNKMNFERAKQLRPEGLIAERAYDEAESRLKESEASLSLAQVRLDKSILRAPFSGQLGLRQVSPGDFVQPGQAIVNLEDTDSIKVDFRVPEIYLNRIEDGQSLQVGVDVYPNRLFEGKIYAIDSRIDNATRTVLVRARVPNPAGVLRPGMFARVTLLLGERENAVFVPEQAVVPMGGDKFVYRVVDGKAVLTKVRLGLRKEGRVEVVEGIGPEETVITAGQMKLFDGAPVMTVGAAEAAPEKAPAGG